The Alphaproteobacteria bacterium LSUCC0719 genome includes the window GGCAAGGAGCTGGCGGCCCGCGTGATCCATCATCATTCGGACCGGCGGGATGCCAGATTCATTGTTGCAAACTGCGCGCGACTTGGTGTCGAAAGCGCCGATGTCGAATTGTTCGGGTCGGAGCATCTGGGAAGCAGCCGACGGATTGTCGGTCTGTTCGAGCAAGCCCACAAGGGAACCCTTTATTTTGACGAGATATGCGATTTGCCTCTGGAAACCCAGGGCAAGATCGTTCGTGCGGTAGCCGAACAGCGATTTCGGCGCGTTGGTGGCAACAAGGAAGTGTCCGTCGATGTCCGTGTGATTTCTGCATCCAGCCGTGATCTGGCTGCTGAAATCGCCGCTGGAAACCTGCGCGACGATTTGTATTACCGGCTTGGTGTCGTGCCGCTGACAATGCCTGCTCTGGCTGAACGGCGGGAGGACATTCCGCCATTGGCGCGTCATTTCGTTGACATCGTGTCGCGGCGAACCGGCCTTTCGAAAATCAAGTTCAGTGACGAGGTTCTGGCGGCCATGCAGGGCTATAACTGGCCTGGCAATATCCGCCAGATGCTGAATACGATCGAGAATATGATCATCCTCGCCCCACCCGATAGGTCTGAACCGCTGGGGCTTGCGTCGCTGCCACCGCAAATTCAGAACAACTCGCCTGCCGGTGGCAATTCTGATATGGATGCGCTTATTGCGTTGCCACTTCGCGATGCCCGCGAGGCTTTCGAGACGGAATATATGAGTGCCCAGCTTCGACGCTTTGACGGCAATGTATCAAGAATGGCGGGTTTCGTTGGCATGGAACGTTCCGCGCTGCACCGAAAGCTGCGTTCGCTTGGCGTGTCACTGGACAAGTCCATGTCTTCTGAAGAAGGTGGTGAGGGATGAAAATCGTTATTTGCGGTGCTGGCCTTGTTGGTGCCGGAATTGCCGCGTATCTCGCCGAAGAACAAAACGACGTCACGGTCATTGATGCGTCGGCCGAAAAAATTCAACGCATAACCGATCAGGTGGACGTGCATGGTGTCGTTGGCACAGCCTCGTATCCCGACATCCTGTCGGAGGCTGGTGCGCGGGATGCCGAACTCTTGATCGCGGTGACCGAGTCGGACGAGGTCAATATGGTCGCCTGCCAGGTGGCGCATACGATCTTCAACACCCCGGTTAAAATCGCCAGAATTCGGCATCAGCCCTATCTGGACCCGATCTATGGTGATCTCTATTCACCGGATCAGCTGCCGATCGACCATATCATTTCGCCGGAAGCCGAAGTGTCTGCTGCGGTTGGCAACCAGATCCGAGTTCCAGGTGCCTTCGACGTCAAGGATATGTGCGGCGGCAGGATGAATCTGGTCGGCGTTCAATGTACCGATGAAAGCCCGATCATCGACACGCCGATCCGGCATCTGACCAATCTGTTTCCCGACCTGTCGATGACCATTCTTGCGATTATCAGGGATGGTAAACTGACCTTGCCGCGTGATGGCGCCGAAATGATGGTGGCAGGTGATCGTGTGTATTTCGTCTGTGATTCGGCGCATCTCAGCCGTGCCATGGCGACATTTGCGCATGAAGAGCCAGAAGCGCGGTCTGTTATCATTGCCGGTGGTGGGGCCATTGGCCAGATGCTGATCAACAGGATCGAGGCGGAGTTCGAGAATACCAGGGTGCAGATCATCGAAAAGGATCCTGTCCGCGCCAGGTTGCTTGCCGAAGGGCTGCGGGTCGGCGGGGTGATGCATGGTGACGCGCTCGACAGCGGCATTCTGGCCGAAGCCGGTGTTCACAGGACCGAAACATTCGTGTCGGTTACCGATGATGACGAGGTGAATATCCTGTCCGCGTTGTTGGCGAAACGAAATGGCGCCATGCATGCGGTGGCTCTGGTAAATACGCCTGGTTTCATTCCTCTGGTGTCGGCACTTGGCGTCGATGCCGTGATCAACCCGTCCCAGATCACCGTCTCTTCGATCCTCGAACATGTGCGTCGTGGCAAGATCAGGGATGTTCACCCGGTTGTCGAGGATCTTGGCGAGGTTATCGAGGCAGAAGCGTTGCCATCATCGCTTCTGGTCGGGAAGTCGCTTCGAGAGGCGAAAATTCCCAAGGGTGTCGCGATTGGCGGGATCATGCGGGGTGACGAAGTCATCCCGGCGCGCGGTGATACGGTCATCGAGGCTGGTGACACGGTTGCCATATTTGCCGCCCGGGGTCGGATCCCGCTTGTCGAGAAACTTTTGTCGGTCCGCCTCGATTTCTTCTGATCTCGGCTGTGTCGATTTTGCCCCGGTTGCCAAGCCTGTTTGCCAAGGCTGGCGGCCTGTTGCCGGGTTCTATTTGATGCGCGGCATTGTGTCGCGTCCGTCTTCCGGTTAGAGTGGAATCAGGAGGGCGATCAATGGCCAACGATAAGAGCCGGAACCTGCAGGAACTTTTTCTGAATAATGTCCGCAAATCACACGCATCTGTCACAGTTTTTCTTGTTAATGGGGTGAAGCTTCAGGGCATCATCACCTGGTTTGACAATTTTTCGATCCTGCTCAAGCGCGACCAGCATGTGCAGCTGGTCTACAAGCATGCCATCTCGACGATCATGCCGATGGCGCCCATTCAGCTTCATGAGCTTGACGACGAAGACGCCTTGGCAGAGCCGGACGAGGACTAACAGGTTCCTGTTTCGTTGACACATTCTGGGGATGATCTCGATACCGCGATCGGCGCGCTTATGCGTAACGCCTGCGCGCGGTTCGTCATGCCCCGCTATGGCCAGCTGTCACAGGGTGATGTCGAGGCAAAATCCAGCCCGACGGATCTTGTTACCGTCACTGACCGCGAGGCTGAAGCTTTTCTTACCCCCCGGCTTCGGGATCTGATCGATGGTGAAGTGGTCGGCGAGGAGGCCTGCGCTGTCGATCCGGACGTTCGCAAACGTGCCACAGCGCCGGTTGCGTGGACAGTTGATCCCGTCGATGGAACTGGCAATTTCGTCAAGGGAATCGACCGCTTCTGCAGCATGGTGGCGCTTTTGGAACATGGCAGACCGGTCCGCAGCTGGATCTATGTTCCGCTTCAGGACCGGCTTTATTCTGCAATGGCTGGCGGCGGTGCCTTTGTTGCCGATAGTGATGGCCACCAGCAACGGCTGAACCTTGCACCACGAAACTGGCATCCAGATGAAATGACGGGCGGTGCCAATATCATTGGAACCGTACAGCCGCGCCGCGATATCCTGCGCACGCGGCTTCGTGGTCTGCCCGGTCGGTGGTTTGTTGGCAGCACGGGCATAATGGGAACGGAAATTGCCAGCGGCAGGCTGCAATTCCTGCTGCATTGCTCCTGTACACCGTGGGATCATGCGCCGGTAGACCTGTTGTGCCGGGAAGCCGGTGCCCACGCCGCCATGATCGATGATGACGCGGCTTTCAACGCCGGATATCAGCGAGGCTTCATGGTCGCGCCGGATCGGCGATCGTGGGAATCTCTTCGGGATCGGATCTGGCTCTGATTCAGACCTAGCGAACCTGTTTTGCGTCCTGCCAATGTGCCTCCATCTCATCAAGAGATGTTTCGCGCATGTTTTTTCCTGATTTTTCAACTTGTTGTTCTATGTATCTGAATCTTTTTTCGAACTTGCTGTTGCAGGCCATCAAGGCTGTTTCGGGATCGATGCCGGCCTGGCGCGCCAGATTGACGGCGACGAACAGGACATCACCGACCTCGTCCTCGACCTTGGCCTTGTCCACCTGTGGTCGCGCAAGTTCGTCACGAAGTTCATTTGTTTCCTCATGAAGCTTGTCGATCACCGGCGCAATGTCCGGCCAGTCGAACCCGACCCTGGCGGCACGTTTCTGCAGCTTCAAGGCCCTGAGCATCGGCGGCAGTCCGGCGGCAACATCATCAAGCACGCCTGTCTGCCCGCGGCGTGCCCGTTCTGCGGCCTTGATATCTTCCCAGCGGCGGCTCTGCTGGGCTGATTCCGGACGTGCTTCATCGGCAAAGACATGGGGGTGGCGTTCAATCATCTTTTCACAGATGCCACGGGCCACATCGGCAAGTGTGAACAGGCCGGCCTCTTCGGCAATACGGGCATGAAAGACCACCTGCAGCAACAGGTCACCAAGCTCATCACGAATGTCATCCACGTCTTCGCGGTGAATGGCATCTGCGACTTCATATGCCTCTTCGATCGTGTAGGGCGCGATGGTCGCAAAATCCTGTTCCACATCCCAGGGGCATCCTGTTTCGGGATCACGAAGCCGGCGCATGATTTCGATGATGCGGTCGAGCTGGTGAAGCATTTCAGACGAGGAAACGGGTGGGTGGCCGGCTGCCATTGGTGCAAAATCCTGCTTGTGAAGTTTCTGTATTCTGGCCTGTTTGACGAGGCCCGGCAATCATCCTCGCGCATATCGCGTCATCCCCTTGCGCGAAATGTTATTTCTCAGCATTATCATCGCCGTCACCCCATCGAAAGGATCCCGACATGACCAAGGCACCTGGACAGACACCGGTGAAACGCACCGGGATTCTGGCGCGTTTGCGGTCCTGGTTCCTGACCGGGCTGCTTGTTACCGCCCCGGTTTTGCTGACGGTTTATATTACCTGGGCCGCCATCGAGTTGATCGACGGCCAGGTCGCCAGCATCCTGCCCGGTTTCAATCAGCTTATCTTTGCCAATGTTCCAGGTGCCGGGCTGATCATCGGTTTGCTGCTGATCACGCTGATCGGTGCGATCGCGGCCGGGTTTCTTGGCCGCTGGATCATCCGGCTTGGTGAATCGATCCTCAACCGGATGCCCATCGTGCGGTCAATCTATGGGGCCAGCAAACAGATACTTGAAACGGTCATTTCGACCCAGTCCGATGCGTTTCGTGACGCCGTGCTTGTGGAATATCCGCGGCGGGGCTTGTGGGTCATCGGGTTTGTGACCGGAAGTACCAGAGGCGAGGTCGCCGAGAATATCGACATCGAGATGGTGAATGTCTTTATTCCGACGACACCAAATCCGACATCCGGGTTTCTGCTGTTCTGCCCGCGGGACGAGATTATCTATCTCGAAATGTCGGTTGAGGATGCGGTGAAACTGGTGGTGTCGGGTGGCATCGTCCACCCTTCGGATGCCGCCGCCAGCAAGCGCGGTGACAAGGGTGATAGTGCCGCGACGAACGGTCAGGCCAAGACACGTGCCGCCAAGACCGGTAGGAAAGCGTCAAAGACAAAAACTAAGACAAAAACGAAGGCAACGGCCAAGGCTGCATCAGGTCGTTCGACCACTGGCCGAACCCGCGCCAAGAAGGCCGCCACGCGCCGTCCACCAAATACAGGCAGCGCACGCTAGCCAGAGGCAAGGAACCTGACGGCGCTGTCGCGTTCAAACAGGCTCAGCAGAAGATCGCACTGGGCCTGGTCGACAGGGCGGTTGTCCGGTCCGACCATGCCGCGCGCCACATCGCGCGCCAATGCCAGCAAATCCTGATGTGCTGCCAGATCGGCAAGGATGAATTCCGGGACGCCGGATTGGCGCTGGCCAAGGAATTCGCCGGGGCCACGAAGCTCCAGGTCCCGCTCGGCAATGACGAAGCCGTCATTGGTCTGCCGCATGACATCAAGCCGCGCCGTCGCCGTCTCTGACAGGGGCGGCTGATAGAGCAACAGACAGGATGACGCCGTATCGCTTCTGCCAACGCGCCCGCGAAGCTGGTGAAGTTGGGCCAGCCCGAACCTCTCGGCATGTTCGATGATGATGACGCTGGCTTCTGGAACATCGACCCCCACCTCGACAACGGTTGTTGCGACAAGCAATTGTACCTCGCCGCTTCGGAAACGCTGCATGGCATCATCACGTTCGCCTGCTTTCATTTTTCCATGGGCAAGGGCGACACCGATTTCGGGAAGCGTGGTTGCCAGGGCGGCGAAACGGTCTTCGGCGGCGGCAACATCGATTTTTTCCGACTCTTCGACCAGCGGGCAGATCCAGTAGGCGCGGCGGCCCGACGCCAGTGCCGCACGCAGACGCGCCACCACATCCCCAAGCCTGTCCAGAGGCAGGGCGCGTGTGTCGATTGGCAGTCTGCCGGCAGGTTTTTCATCAAGCCGCGACTGGTTGAGGTCACCATAGGCAGTCATGGCCAGTGATCGCGGGATCGGCGTCGCCGTCATCACGATGACATCGACACCCTGACCCTTCTGCCCAAGCAAAATCCGCTGACGCACGCCAAAGCGATGCTGTTCATCGACAACGGCAAGCCCAAGATCGTGATAGATGACATTCTCGGAAATCAGCGCATGCGTGCCGATGACGATCTGCGCTGTTCCGTCGGCAAGATCATTGATCACCGATTTGCGGTCGCCGCCGCGACCCTGGCCAAGCAGCAGCCTTGCCTCAATGCCCAGTGGTGCCAGAAACCTGTTGATGGTGATGTGGTGCTGGCGCGCCAGAACTTCGGTGGGGGCAAGAAGCGCCGCCTGCGCGCCGGACTCCACGGCATGAAGCATCGCGAACAGCGCCACCAGCGTCTTGCCCGACCCAACATCCCCCTGCAGCATCCGCAGCATTCGCTGCGCGGATATCTGGTCGGCGCGGATTTCGTCGATGGCACGGCGCTGCGCGCCGGTCAGCGCAAAAGGCAAGCTGTCGAGCAGGGCCTGTGTCAGCGCAGCTGTGCCGGCAAAGCAACGACCCGGCATGGCTTCGGCGGCGGCATGGCGAACAAGCGCGAGGGCCAGTTGGTTGGCAAGCAGTTCATCAAAGGCAAGGCGGCTTCGCGCGGCTGCCAGCGGCAACAGCTCATCACCTGTCTGCGGGTGGTGAACTTTGTGCATGGCCGAGGCAAAGTCCGGCCAGTTCCGTTCCTTCATCAGGCTGTCAGGTATCCATTCCGGCAATTTCGGAACCCGGGTCAGTGCGCCTTCGATGGCGCGCCGCAACGGTTTTGGTGTCAGGCCGGCGGTAAGAGGGTAGACGGGCTCGATCAGCGGCATCTCGGCCTTGTTATCCGGGTCGACGATATGATCCGGGTGGGCCATCTGGGCGCGGCCCTGCCTGATTTCCACGCGGCCGCTGACAATCCGCCTTTCGCCCGCCGGCAATGCCCGCGCCACATAATCATCGCGGGCGTGAAAAAAGATGATGTCCAGCCTGCCTGTTTCGTTTTCCGTGATCACCCGCCATGGTCTGCGTGTTCCGGGTGGGGGGCGATCATGCTTGACCACCAGAATTTCAAACGTAGCGGTGCTGCCGTCAACAACCTCGCCAAGCGACGGACGGGACCGGCGGTCGATCAACCCGACCGGGAGATGGCGAAGCAGGTCAATGACATGTGCGCCAATGCGCTTTTCCAGAATTCCAGCCAATTTCGGCCCCACCCCGGGAAGAACCGTGGTGGCGGCGAACAGGGCAAAAATTTCCGTTGGTCGTTTCGGATGCATGGCTTGTCATTCGCGCGCTGGGTGCCTTCCAGACTACAGGAAAGCTGCCTCATGACAAAACGCCATCGCCACTGGATGACTGCCTGCCGTGACAAAATGGCCGGAAGGAAACCGCCCGGATCAGGGAAAAACCATTGCTTTGTCGACGAACAGCGCCATATTGCCCCGACAGGCCGGGTCCTGTCCGAAGCAACAGATGTCTGGAAGTCGATAACAATGTCCGAATCCCGCGCCACCAGAATTCGCCGACTGGTCTACCAGTCCAGCTATACAGGCATGAAGGAAACCGACCTTCTTCTCGGACGCTTTGCGGCAGACCACCTTGCCGGCCTTTCCGATGATGACCTCGACCTTTACGAGGATCTTCTCGATGCGGGTGACGGTCAGATCTATTTGTGGGTCAGCGGTACAGAGGTGGTGCCGGCACGGTATGACACCGCGGTGCTTGAATTGATTAAAGAGTTTAGGAACGTTTTATAATTGTCTGATATAATTAATTATATAAAGCCTGAAGGGGTAGTATGGGGCGTCCCTGACGGGGTCGGCATGCTGGCCATGAAACGCTGGCTTGCCGAGGGGCGCCGCATCGTCTATGTCGCCCGTGACGATGCCCGGATGTTCGCCATGCGCGATGCCATGGCGCGGCTCGGCAATACTGCCGCGCTATATGTCTTTCCGGCGTGGGACTGTCTTCCCTATGACCGGTTGTCCCCGCAGAACGCGCTTGTTGGACAACGGGTCGAAACATTGGCGCGTCTTGCCGAGACCGATCATTCCGCAAGCGGTGGTTCGCTTCTCGTCACAACGGTGAATGCGTTGCTGCAACGTGTGCCGACAACCGAATATTTCGCCGACCGGTCATTGATCCTGCGGCCCGGGGACAGCACCGGGCCGGCACGGCTTGCCGAATTCCTGTCCGGGCAGGGTTATCTTCGTACCGATACGGTTCGTGAAACCGGCGAATTTGCACTTCGGGGCGGAATTCTCGACATCTTTCCGCCTGGCTGTGATGCCCCTGTGCGGCTCGATTTCTTCGGTGATGAGCTGGAAACGCTTCGCGTCTTTGACGCCGCCACACAGCGGGGTGCCACCCCGATTGAACAGCTTGTGCTGCGCCCCGTTGCCGAATTCCAGCTTGATGAAGACGCGGTCGAACGGTTCCGCACAGGGTATCGCGCTGCTTTCGGTGCGATGGCAAGCCGTGATGCGCTGTATGAATCCATCTCTGCGGCCAGGATGCATCCCGGCGCTGAACACTGGCTGCCGCTATTTCATGAATCACTGGCACGGTTGACCGATTATTGCCCGCAATGGCAACTGGTTCTCGATCATGAGGCTGATGCGGCCATCGCCGCACGGCTGACCCAGATTGGTGATTTTTTCACGGCGCGGCAGGATACGGCAGAAGAGGATGGCAGCATGGCCTATCGGCCTCTGCCGCAGGACAGATTGTATCTTGATGCCGGCGAGCTGGATGGGGTGCTGGCCTCTGCGGCTCGTCTGATGCCCTATGCCGCGCCGCCGGACCCACACGCCGAGGGTGGCAATGATGCCGGTGGACGGGCGGGCATTGTCCTGACCAATTCCCAGACAAGCCAGTCCGTCATGGCGGAAATCGCTGCGTTCATTGCTGCCGAACGCAAGGGTGATGGTCGTATGATTGTCATCGCGGGGGCCGGTGATGGCGCGATGGCGCGGCTCGGAGAGCTGGCGCGCGAACATCTTGGTGTCGAGATACTCAATCCCGACAGCCTTGATGACCTGTTGGCCGGTGCCGTTCATCTCATTGAATGGCCACTTGAGGCCGGGTTTCAAACGGATCAGCTTGTTGTCATCACCGAAACTGATATCTTCGGTCAGCGCCTGTCGCGACCACGGGCGCGTCGTGGGCGCGGCGAGGACTTCCTGCGTGAAGTCAGCGCGCTTGAAGAGGGAGACCTTGTCGTTCATGCCGAGCATGGCATCGGCCGGTATGAGGGGCTGGTGATCATCGATTCCTCCGGCGGCCCGCATGACTGTCTGCAGATCGTCTATGCCGGCGGCGACAAGCTGTATCTGCCGGTTGAAAATATCGAGATCCTGTCGCGATATGGCAGTGCCGGCACGGACGCGCAGCTCGACA containing:
- a CDS encoding inositol monophosphatase, coding for MTHSGDDLDTAIGALMRNACARFVMPRYGQLSQGDVEAKSSPTDLVTVTDREAEAFLTPRLRDLIDGEVVGEEACAVDPDVRKRATAPVAWTVDPVDGTGNFVKGIDRFCSMVALLEHGRPVRSWIYVPLQDRLYSAMAGGGAFVADSDGHQQRLNLAPRNWHPDEMTGGANIIGTVQPRRDILRTRLRGLPGRWFVGSTGIMGTEIASGRLQFLLHCSCTPWDHAPVDLLCREAGAHAAMIDDDAAFNAGYQRGFMVAPDRRSWESLRDRIWL
- a CDS encoding sigma-54-dependent transcriptional regulator, whose product is MMTTGDILIVDDERDIRSLIGATLRDEGYPTVEAATAGEARDILAAKPPGLAILDIWMRDSDMDGLELLEWVKGVYPEVPVLMISGHGTIETAVQAIRNGAFDFIEKPFKEDRLLLMVRRALEVSRLERENAELREKVSEDSEPALIGVSPAMKSIRSAIERIAPTASRVLISGANGTGKELAARVIHHHSDRRDARFIVANCARLGVESADVELFGSEHLGSSRRIVGLFEQAHKGTLYFDEICDLPLETQGKIVRAVAEQRFRRVGGNKEVSVDVRVISASSRDLAAEIAAGNLRDDLYYRLGVVPLTMPALAERREDIPPLARHFVDIVSRRTGLSKIKFSDEVLAAMQGYNWPGNIRQMLNTIENMIILAPPDRSEPLGLASLPPQIQNNSPAGGNSDMDALIALPLRDAREAFETEYMSAQLRRFDGNVSRMAGFVGMERSALHRKLRSLGVSLDKSMSSEEGGEG
- the hfq gene encoding RNA chaperone Hfq; translation: MANDKSRNLQELFLNNVRKSHASVTVFLVNGVKLQGIITWFDNFSILLKRDQHVQLVYKHAISTIMPMAPIQLHELDDEDALAEPDED
- the recG gene encoding ATP-dependent DNA helicase RecG; the encoded protein is MHPKRPTEIFALFAATTVLPGVGPKLAGILEKRIGAHVIDLLRHLPVGLIDRRSRPSLGEVVDGSTATFEILVVKHDRPPPGTRRPWRVITENETGRLDIIFFHARDDYVARALPAGERRIVSGRVEIRQGRAQMAHPDHIVDPDNKAEMPLIEPVYPLTAGLTPKPLRRAIEGALTRVPKLPEWIPDSLMKERNWPDFASAMHKVHHPQTGDELLPLAAARSRLAFDELLANQLALALVRHAAAEAMPGRCFAGTAALTQALLDSLPFALTGAQRRAIDEIRADQISAQRMLRMLQGDVGSGKTLVALFAMLHAVESGAQAALLAPTEVLARQHHITINRFLAPLGIEARLLLGQGRGGDRKSVINDLADGTAQIVIGTHALISENVIYHDLGLAVVDEQHRFGVRQRILLGQKGQGVDVIVMTATPIPRSLAMTAYGDLNQSRLDEKPAGRLPIDTRALPLDRLGDVVARLRAALASGRRAYWICPLVEESEKIDVAAAEDRFAALATTLPEIGVALAHGKMKAGERDDAMQRFRSGEVQLLVATTVVEVGVDVPEASVIIIEHAERFGLAQLHQLRGRVGRSDTASSCLLLYQPPLSETATARLDVMRQTNDGFVIAERDLELRGPGEFLGQRQSGVPEFILADLAAHQDLLALARDVARGMVGPDNRPVDQAQCDLLLSLFERDSAVRFLASG
- the trkA gene encoding Trk system potassium transporter TrkA — protein: MKIVICGAGLVGAGIAAYLAEEQNDVTVIDASAEKIQRITDQVDVHGVVGTASYPDILSEAGARDAELLIAVTESDEVNMVACQVAHTIFNTPVKIARIRHQPYLDPIYGDLYSPDQLPIDHIISPEAEVSAAVGNQIRVPGAFDVKDMCGGRMNLVGVQCTDESPIIDTPIRHLTNLFPDLSMTILAIIRDGKLTLPRDGAEMMVAGDRVYFVCDSAHLSRAMATFAHEEPEARSVIIAGGGAIGQMLINRIEAEFENTRVQIIEKDPVRARLLAEGLRVGGVMHGDALDSGILAEAGVHRTETFVSVTDDDEVNILSALLAKRNGAMHAVALVNTPGFIPLVSALGVDAVINPSQITVSSILEHVRRGKIRDVHPVVEDLGEVIEAEALPSSLLVGKSLREAKIPKGVAIGGIMRGDEVIPARGDTVIEAGDTVAIFAARGRIPLVEKLLSVRLDFF
- the mazG gene encoding nucleoside triphosphate pyrophosphohydrolase; the encoded protein is MAAGHPPVSSSEMLHQLDRIIEIMRRLRDPETGCPWDVEQDFATIAPYTIEEAYEVADAIHREDVDDIRDELGDLLLQVVFHARIAEEAGLFTLADVARGICEKMIERHPHVFADEARPESAQQSRRWEDIKAAERARRGQTGVLDDVAAGLPPMLRALKLQKRAARVGFDWPDIAPVIDKLHEETNELRDELARPQVDKAKVEDEVGDVLFVAVNLARQAGIDPETALMACNSKFEKRFRYIEQQVEKSGKNMRETSLDEMEAHWQDAKQVR
- a CDS encoding DUF502 domain-containing protein; its protein translation is MTKAPGQTPVKRTGILARLRSWFLTGLLVTAPVLLTVYITWAAIELIDGQVASILPGFNQLIFANVPGAGLIIGLLLITLIGAIAAGFLGRWIIRLGESILNRMPIVRSIYGASKQILETVISTQSDAFRDAVLVEYPRRGLWVIGFVTGSTRGEVAENIDIEMVNVFIPTTPNPTSGFLLFCPRDEIIYLEMSVEDAVKLVVSGGIVHPSDAAASKRGDKGDSAATNGQAKTRAAKTGRKASKTKTKTKTKATAKAASGRSTTGRTRAKKAATRRPPNTGSAR
- a CDS encoding succinate dehydrogenase assembly factor 2, which produces MTKRHRHWMTACRDKMAGRKPPGSGKNHCFVDEQRHIAPTGRVLSEATDVWKSITMSESRATRIRRLVYQSSYTGMKETDLLLGRFAADHLAGLSDDDLDLYEDLLDAGDGQIYLWVSGTEVVPARYDTAVLELIKEFRNVL